The proteins below come from a single Synechococcus sp. WH 8101 genomic window:
- a CDS encoding ribbon-helix-helix protein, CopG family, with translation MDDQLRLSVALKPELVDRIDCLRQEWGLRSRSAVLERLLEELLASPEPDAR, from the coding sequence ATGGACGACCAACTGCGCCTGAGCGTTGCGCTCAAACCTGAACTGGTGGACCGTATCGACTGTTTGCGTCAGGAGTGGGGGCTGCGCAGTCGCAGTGCGGTGCTGGAGCGACTCCTGGAGGAACTGTTGGCCTCGCCAGAACCAGACGCCCGCTGA